Proteins found in one Miscanthus floridulus cultivar M001 chromosome 4, ASM1932011v1, whole genome shotgun sequence genomic segment:
- the LOC136550323 gene encoding uncharacterized protein, with product MEFTEAFKQTGPCSFSPDSRFLAIAVDYRLVVRDVVSLKVVQLFSCVDKISSVEWAPDSEYILCGLYKRPMVQAWSLSQPDWTCKIDEGPAGIAYARWSPDSRHILTTSEFQLRLTVWSLVNTACVHVQWPKHGSRGVSFTKDGKFAAICTRRDCKDYINLLSCHSWEIMTVFAIDTVDLAGVEWSPDDSAIVVWDSLVEYKVLIYSPDGRCLFKYLAYESGLGVKTVAWSPCGQFLAVGSYDQAVRTLNHLTWKTFAEFSHAGYIRSPCNAAIYKEVDDPWQLDMSELCLSEGFSCNMQDNGAENGTEGGVSRVKYALMDVPITLPSMKPAFDKPNPKQGIGMLSWSSDSHYFFTRNDNMPTALWIWDICRLELAAVLVQKDPIRAAAWDPTCTRLVLCTESPHLYMWTPSGACCVNIPLLNFRIVDLKWNSNGSCLLLKERESFCCATIISALPEEEPDQSDGTSEDE from the exons ATGGAGTTCACGGAGGCGTTCAAGCAGACGGGCCCGTGTTCCTTCTCCCCCGACTCGCGCTTCCTCGCTATTGCCGTAGACTACCGCCTCGTCGTCCGGGACGTCGTCTCACTGAAG GTGGTACAATTGTTTTCATGTGTGGACAAGATAAGCTCTGTGGAGTGGGCACCGGATTCAGAATATATTCTATGTGGACTTTACAAGCGGCCCATGGTGCAGGCTTGGTCACTGAGCCAGCCTGACTGGACCTGCAAGATCGATGAAGGTCCTGCAGGGATTGCATATGCTCGCTGGAGCCCTGACAGTCGTCATATACTAACTACATCTGAGTTTCAGCTCCGTCTCACTGTGTGGTCTCTCGTAAATACAGCATGCGTGCATGTCCAGTGGCCAAAGCATGGTTCTAGAGGTGTTTCTTTTACCAAGGATGGGAAGTTTGCTGCAATCTGCACCAGGCGTGATTGCAAGGATTACATAAATTTGCTCTCATGTCACTCCTGGGAGATAATGACTGTCTTTGCCATTGACACGGTAGACTTAGCTGGTGTTGAATGGTCACCAGATGATAGTGCTATTGTTGTCTGGGATTCACTTGTTGAATACAAG GTTCTGATATATTCGCCAGACGGAAGGTGCTTGTTCAAGTATCTAGCTTATGAAAGTGGGTTAGGTGTGAAAACTGTTGCTTGGTCACCATGTGGACAGTTTTTAGCAGTGGGCAGCTATGATCAAGCAGTGCGGACTTTGAATCACCTGACATGGAAAACTTTTGCGGAGTTCTCACATGCAGGATATATTCGAAGTCCTTGCAATGCTGCTATATATAAG GAAGTGGATGACCCATGGCAGCTTGATATGTCAGAGTTATGCCTAAGTGAAGGCTTCTCTTGTAACATGCAAGACAATGGCGCAG AAAATGGCACCGAGGGAGGAGTCTCTAGAGTTAAATATGCTCTGATGGATGTTCCCATCACCTTACCTTCGATGAAACCAGCTTTTGACAAGCCCAACCCCAAACAAGGCATTG GTATGCTGTCATGGAGCAGCGACAGCCACTATTTCTTCACCCGGAACGACAACATGCCGACTGCTCTTTGGATATGGGATATATGCCGCCTTGAGCTTGCCGCTGTGCTTGTGCAGAAAGATCCAATCCGTGCTGCAGCATGGGACCCTACCTGCACACGCCTTGTTTTATGCACGGAGAGCCCTCACTTGTACATGTGGACACCATCCGGTGCCTGTTGTGTCAACATCCCCTTGCTGAACTTCCGAATCGTTGATTTGAAATGGAACTCAAATGGAAGCTGTCTCCTCCTGAAGGAGCGCGAATCTTTCTGCTGTGCCACAATCATATCTGCCCTGCCTGAGGAAGAACCTGATCAATCTGATGGTACTTCTGAAGATGAATGA